The following proteins are encoded in a genomic region of Burkholderia cepacia:
- a CDS encoding transporter substrate-binding domain-containing protein — protein sequence MKHFNPTLKQGIAAALLCIATATSHAADLLDTVKQSGVLKIALEGTYPPFDYRNADGQLEGFDVDVAKAVAARLGVKPQFVTTEWSGILAGLQAGKFDVIVNQVAITPSRQQALDFSAPYVYSSAQLLQRQNDARAFKSLDELKGKKVGVTMGSNYVDLVKTVPAIDLQVYPGTPENLRDLAAGRLDAAVNDRLMLTYLIKNSHLPLRPGSVLAGGEDRMGIPFRKGNPKFAKAIDDAVASLQQDGTLKKISMQWFGTDTTKPVTQ from the coding sequence ATGAAGCACTTCAACCCGACGCTCAAGCAAGGCATCGCGGCCGCCCTTCTCTGCATCGCGACCGCGACGTCGCACGCGGCTGACCTGCTCGACACCGTCAAGCAATCCGGTGTACTGAAGATCGCGCTGGAAGGCACTTACCCGCCGTTCGACTACCGCAATGCCGACGGCCAGCTCGAAGGCTTCGATGTCGACGTCGCGAAGGCGGTTGCGGCCCGCCTCGGCGTGAAGCCGCAGTTCGTGACGACTGAATGGAGCGGGATTCTCGCGGGCCTGCAGGCCGGCAAGTTCGACGTGATCGTCAACCAGGTCGCGATCACGCCGTCGCGCCAGCAGGCGCTCGACTTCAGCGCACCGTACGTGTATTCGTCGGCGCAACTGCTGCAACGGCAGAACGACGCACGCGCATTCAAGTCGCTCGACGAGCTGAAGGGCAAGAAGGTCGGTGTGACGATGGGCAGCAACTACGTCGATCTCGTCAAGACCGTGCCCGCGATCGACCTGCAGGTCTACCCCGGTACGCCGGAAAACCTCCGCGACCTCGCCGCCGGCCGTCTCGACGCGGCAGTCAACGATCGCCTGATGCTCACCTACCTGATCAAGAACTCGCACTTGCCGCTGCGCCCGGGCTCGGTGCTCGCGGGCGGCGAGGACCGGATGGGTATCCCGTTCCGCAAGGGCAACCCGAAATTCGCGAAGGCGATCGACGACGCCGTCGCATCGCTGCAGCAGGACGGCACGCTGAAGAAGATCTCGATGCAGTGGTTCGGCACGGACACCACCAAGCCGGTGACGCAATAA